TTGGCAGCCCGCAAGGTTCAACAACACTTCAACAGGCTGTAAACAATGCCCATAACAGCGGCGTACTCCTTATAGCTGCTGCAGGTAACTCAGGAACAAACGGTTCTCAAAATACGATGGGCTATCCTGCAAGGTACAGTAATGTTATGGCTGTAGGTGCGGTTGACTCCAACTACAACCGAGCATCATTTTCAAGTGTTGGAAATGAACTTGAAATCATGGCTCCGGGAGTAAGTATTCAAAGCACATACTTAAGTAACTCATACCGGGCTTTAAACGGGACATCAATGGCAGCGCCTCACGTAGCAGGAACAGCTGCACTTGTGAAACAGCGTTATCCTCACCTTACGAATTCACAGATTCGTAACCGCCTGAATCAGACCGCCATTCCGTTAGGCAACAGTTTTTATTTTGGGAACGGTCTCGTAGATGCTGAAAATGCAGCAGGTTACCTGAATTAAACGAACCGAAGTCTGTCTTAACCGGTGAAAAACACCTTTTAAGACAGACTTTTTTATTGTTATGGGATGTTTGCAAGAGGGTCGAAGAGGGAAAAACATGTCAGAGGTGAAGCGAATGAAAAAGCTGGATTTATGCCCCAAAAACAGGCGAAACTGTGTTTCTTCCTTAGATGGAGAAGCAAAGAAACATGCTACAGATCCTCTTCCCTATACAGGTTCGGGGGAAAAAGCCCTGCAGAAATTACACGATCTGTTAAGGGAAACGAATGATTGTGAAGTTGTCCGCAGTGAAAGTTATTATCTTCATTGTGTATTCAAAACAAAAATATTACGGTTTAAAGATGATGTGGAATTTATTATCAATGAGACTAACGAGGTTATCGATGTACGTTCGGCTTCAAGGATCGGGCATTATGATTTTGAAACAAACCGGAAACGAATAGAGGAAATCAGACAACAATTTAGCGAGGCGTAATAAACGTGCCGACATATCAGCTGCCGGCACGTTTTTCATCTGTATTTGGTTTTGTTTCTCCCATTTCATAAATCTTATATTGCTCTTCGTTTCTTTCATTGGCTTTTTTTGTTGAACGTTTTAACAGGAAAACGGTCAGCCAGGTTACGAAGAACAAAGCAATCATGGCGAAGTAGGCATATGTGAAATCCTGAGTACCATCAGGAAACGTAAAAATGTCCATACAGTCTCACAACCTTTCAGTCAGGCTCCTATTAGTATAACAGAGAGGAAACTTTCTTTCACTCCTCAGAAATTTCATCCAGTGTTTTATCAAAACTCGGGGCAAAATGTGTGAGGAAATAATATACTTCTTCCATTTCCAGAGTTTGAAGGGTATCTTCAATCTGACTTTTGGCCACAGCAAATTCCCGGTTTCCTGCCTGCAGTTCACTCATGCATTTTAAGTAGGCGTCCAGCAGGTCTGCCGCTTTTATATAGCGGCTCAGCTCTGAGCCATCTTTGTCTGCAATCAATTTCTGATACACATGTTTTAAATCAGACGGTGCTTTATTAACAAGTTTTTTGGCAGCAAGGTCTTCAATGTCCCTGAAATTCTTAAGCATATCACTGTTGTGATGTTTCACGGGGGTGGGGATATCTCCGGTAATAACCTCGGTTACGTCATGAAATAACGAACGTGTGACGGCTTTTTCTGTATCAACGGACTTATGAAAAACTTCATTTGCAATTGTACATAAGGAATGTGTAATAATGGAGACATGAAAGGAATGTTCAGCCACGTTCTCTTTCATCACATTACGCATCAGGCTCCAGCGTTCGATATAGCGTAAACGGTAAAAATAGGCCAGTAAATGACTTTCCAACAGGTTCACTTCCTTTATTTAAACTTCCAACGATTATCGTACACCAGTTCTGAAGCAATTGAAACAGGCAGTAAGAAAATGGCTGTTACAAAGATCATTATTGAATAAACAGCCATGTGGAGGAAGCCCCCTGGACCGTCTGCGTAAAGGAAAATCTAACTTAGCAGAGCTAAGAAAATAAAGAGAAATGTCGAAAACTGGACTTAATGGTTGCCAATTCAGGAAAAATGCATAATACTAAAATAGTAAAATTAATTGATGTTTTGAGGGATTGTACAATGACAAAAAACGAAATTTATGAAGAACTGCTATCTATTTGTGAAAAAGAGAATGTATTAAGAGATGAACCGATGAAGAATCATACATTAACAAAATTAGGCGGCAAAGCTGATTTTTTTGTCACTCCTGTTTCGTATGATCAGATGAGTGAGATTGTTGCCTTTACTTATAAAAATGGCGTGCCGTTTATGCTTCTTGGCAACGGATCGAACATGGTAGTAAGAGACGGTGGTATCCGTGGTATTGTTGTACAGTTCAGCAAATTGAATGACTTGTACAGTACAGGGACGCAGGTTATCGCGCAAGGAGGAGCCAATATTATCGATGCTTCGAGACTTGCGTTAAAGGAATCTCTGACAGGGCTTGAGTTCGCATGCGGCATCCCGGGATCAATTGGAGGGGCAATGGCCATGAACGCAGGGGCATATGGCGGAGAAGTAAAAGATGTGATTGACCATGTGACTGTGGTTACAAAAGAGGGCAAGCAGCTGAAGCTTACGAAAGAGGAACTGGAGCTTGGCTATCGTACAAGTATTATCGGAAAAAAAGGACACATGGTTGTTGAGGCTGTATTTAACCTTGAAAAAGGGGACCCGGATAAGATTAAAGAAAAGATGGATGATCTTACTTATCAGAGAGAATCGAAACAGCCTCTTGAGTATCCATCTGCCGGAAGTGTATTTAAAAGGCCGCCCGGATATTTTGCAGGAAAGCTGATTCAGGACAGTGGATTACAGGGAAAAGGTGTGGGTGGTGCTGAAGTATCCACAAAACACGCCGGTTTTATTATCAACAAATCAAATGCAACAGCTA
This DNA window, taken from Alteribacter keqinensis, encodes the following:
- a CDS encoding DUF1499 domain-containing protein translates to MKKLDLCPKNRRNCVSSLDGEAKKHATDPLPYTGSGEKALQKLHDLLRETNDCEVVRSESYYLHCVFKTKILRFKDDVEFIINETNEVIDVRSASRIGHYDFETNRKRIEEIRQQFSEA
- the yfbR gene encoding 5'-deoxynucleotidase; this encodes MESHLLAYFYRLRYIERWSLMRNVMKENVAEHSFHVSIITHSLCTIANEVFHKSVDTEKAVTRSLFHDVTEVITGDIPTPVKHHNSDMLKNFRDIEDLAAKKLVNKAPSDLKHVYQKLIADKDGSELSRYIKAADLLDAYLKCMSELQAGNREFAVAKSQIEDTLQTLEMEEVYYFLTHFAPSFDKTLDEISEE
- the murB gene encoding UDP-N-acetylmuramate dehydrogenase — encoded protein: MTKNEIYEELLSICEKENVLRDEPMKNHTLTKLGGKADFFVTPVSYDQMSEIVAFTYKNGVPFMLLGNGSNMVVRDGGIRGIVVQFSKLNDLYSTGTQVIAQGGANIIDASRLALKESLTGLEFACGIPGSIGGAMAMNAGAYGGEVKDVIDHVTVVTKEGKQLKLTKEELELGYRTSIIGKKGHMVVEAVFNLEKGDPDKIKEKMDDLTYQRESKQPLEYPSAGSVFKRPPGYFAGKLIQDSGLQGKGVGGAEVSTKHAGFIINKSNATATDYISTIQMVKEKVKETFGVELELEVKIVGEDPAE